The window ATTTTCCAGGGTAAACGAAGACATCTTTACAGTTTATTCCTGTGTGTATGTACAGAGTTTGACGAAAAGGCATTTTCCTGCTCTGCCGCTTTGACTTGGGACACGACACAAGAGAATCAGAAGCTTTCCGGCTTGATCCCACTCAGggatttcaaactaattttaaggacaatgggggaaaaaaaaaaaaatatatatatatatatatatatatatatatatatatatatatatatagaaactTCTccatattttcagttttttttaagttgcaaTTTAATTAAAGATTGTGAATGCACAGTACGTATAATTATAGCTGTCTGACTATTTTGTTCAATTGAATTTCTGTTCAAAACAGGCCTCGTTTGAGAATGAGACCCCAAAGAAAGGGCTTAAAtttaaaacaaggaaaaaaaagttgaagtatGAATGATGTACACAAACATGCAAATAAAGTGAAAGAACGTGTTTAACCCAGAGACACAGACATAAATGAATGGCCCTGTTCAAAACCCAAGCATGAAGAATTTGCATTGGAAATGATTGTGATTACCATTTAAATGCCCACTACAGCAGACTTGGACTTCAATGTAGTTAAACTAGTAAAGTGCCATTTTATAAAAAACTTAAATCttacaaaaaagagagagagagaaaattgAAGAGGCAGAATCTGAGCGAGCCTAAtattctgatttaaaaaatgaataactTGATAAAATGCTAGATCCTACAGTTACCCTGCATGTTGTCACCTTTCATTAGACTGTGTGATGAATGTCCCCCTGTATTGTCACAGACTAAAGCTTGGTTTATGCTTCCGTATAAATTAGACACGGAAGCTACAATAGTCGGGTTTCCATTGATTGGCAAAAGAAATCTAAAGGGATCTTTTCAAAaactaaaatgtgaaaaaagacACTTTCATTAACtgggaagaagaaaataaactagGCTGCGTAATGCCACAAAGGAGAGGTATAGGCTGTGCTGCCTGGGTAGTTGTCCTAACTGGAAACAAACCTCCAGGAGGAGAAACAACAGCTGTGGTGACATCCACAAGAGAAACATTTTTAGGAATTTCTTTAATCTCTTAGAATATCCGGGACTTTAAATTATTCTTGGGAAGACGCTTGTCGGGTGCATGGCTTTCTTGCTTGCTGGCTCAGACCAGAGGCAACTGGGGAGTaaagtcattttaatttttaaccTCTAATGTGCACTCAGTCTATCAGGAGACCAGGCTAGTGTGGCCTACTGTGCACCTTCCCTGAAATGCAACATGTCAGCCACTACTGTCGCTGGGTTTTTATTGCAGTTTTTGTTTCACATTTAGaagatgtaaatttaaaaaaaagaaagaaaactgtcAGAATAGAGAAAATGCTACCGCAATGTGTTCTCAGGTGACTTGATTGGGGAATGGAGGCAACTTTTGCAAATCACATTCGGCATGACGAGGCTTAGGGCGAACTCACAtctacctcgtttggtccggaccaaacgaccaaacggaccagattttcgttggttcggaccttttgggatggtctgaatacaaaccaccgaactctggtccggaccaaacaagcggaccgagaccgagctgaaaggtcggactcggtccggatcaaacgaaccctggtgcggatcttttggaggtgtgaaagcagaccggacctaatcccagactttttgcttttttgtacctcgggagcatccgtcgtttgtctgctgctaggtaacagaacagaacgtcgttcttctaattactagaccggctgtggtaaagtTAACGAAAGactgaaaataatatttctagacCGAAAATGAGTAGGGGACAAACGTGGGCCGAAGAGGAGACCCGTGCTCTTGTGGACGTTTGGGCAGATGCCCACATATCATATGTTGGAGGCACTCATAAAAACGCTGACGTCTTTGCCTTATTCACAGATaagttgaaagaaaaatgaTTCGTTCACTTACCAGAGCAATGCAGGCTAAAACTGAAAAAATTCCGCCAGACTTACATTAAAAAGCGTCCatgactacattcacttttgaacttagcactttgtgttgcgcgtgtcgattctgaccaataggcgaacgacttcagggcgcgtggctttgttgtccgtttactgaaatgtacagtctgaaagcgaaccgcaccaaaatgaaaaaagaaggttcggaccaaagcaagtgaactatcggactttcctggtctgaatacgccctTAAAATGATTTTACCAGAACAACTACAACTGGATTTAGCATCGCTGTTCCTGATTTGCATTTAAAAGACGTGAATACGAAAAGGTGACTAGAAACgtcaaaaaacaagaaaaacttcCAAGAATGTAGAAAATATTTATACCTTCAcgtgaagtgttttttttcagtgaggGTTGAATGTTCATTAATCTCTTCAGCCCTGGAAAAACTTTGAGAATTAAGTCTGATCAGACACCTCCCAGATTTATAATATCCCATTTATTTCGGAATAAAGGCATTTGTGAAGAAGAGCAGTCATGGCAGTCCTCTACTGCTTTGCAATCACTGGCAACGTAGCTTAAACTCCTACTGGCAGgcaacatatgcggccttgttCATTCACTTTAAATCGATCAACGGAGAAGTGTCTAATTTACATTTCTCTTTTGCAGCTCTTCAaattttcaattcaaattctTTTTGCGAGTGAATTGAGCACCAGAGGTGTGGCTGGTATGCTTGTTTAAATTACACAATTCTTCTGGGAAATCCGAGTGTAAATGGCTGTAATTTTACCAGGCTAGCTCACAATGCTAATGTAACTGCTACATTTAGACTTTTTCAACGGTCATCCATCATCACTCTTTTCTTGTGTTGAATTTCAGTGAAACTGACTGTTGATTCACATTTATTAGCTCCCCATGTACTCGCAGAATTGGAAGTTACATCCTTTTATGTCTGATTTTGGTTGCCACGTTTGAAGCACACCAATAAAAGCTCAAAAAGCATTTTGCTGTTACAGCAGATAATTGCAGACACATTATTATAGGTTACACTGTAGGCTTTGCATTGATCTAATGTGGAAACACAAATCAAGCTTAACAGCATTCCCTATGACAAGTCGTTAAATCTGTGGAGTGCTCCTTTAATCCTGAGGAATTGATCATTTTCTCCTCATTTCTCCCCTCTCAGTTGGCAGGGATTGCCATCCTGGGTGTTGGGATCTGGGTGAAGGTGGACACTGGCTCCATTCTCAACTTCCTCGGGAAAATCAAGGATGCACCAGCAGAGCTCAGTCAGGTGCTCAATGTGGGCTTCCTGTTGATTGCAGTTGGTGCTCTGCTGGTTGTCATCGGGTTTCTTGGCTGTTGTGGAGCCGTCAAAGAGAGCAAGTGTATGCTGGTGCTGGTAAGTTGTTGTAAGGGTTAAAATAGTCTGCCATTTTTATACCTACCTACTCATCATTTACTTCCTTGCTGAGAGATAGAAAAGAGGATTTAAACAAGTTTCATGTGTACATGCTAAATACTAGGGGAGATTTGGAGAGTCCATCTTTTCCTAAGGCATGTTGGCCATCTCACTTTGCAGTAAATCTCTAAAATCTCCATCAATCAAATCGGAGCACAAAagggagaaataaaaaaaactgcacaatATTTTTGAAGTATTTTCAGCCTATTTTCAAGTTGTGATATTTTAGTTCCTTAAATCTTCTGAACTATAAAGCACACGCCAGAGTTTTGAGTATGTAATCTACAGCCGTCACTTATCGTGtttataaaacacaaaaacaaccagGCAGTTCAATACGGCCACTCCGGCAAAGTCAATGAAGAAAATACAACGAAGAAAAGACATGTGAACAGGTAACAAGAACTCGAAGGCAACATCTCTGGAGACGCAGAGGCTTGAGCAAAGAATCTGGCGAAGACTGGAGATGCAAATACAGCTGAGGGTGACTGAGTCAGTAGATGCAGGTGTGCAGGTTGAGCAGAGAGCAGCTGGGGATGGAGGAAGGACAGCAGCGTCCTCTGCTGGACAGAAAATGTACCCAAAGAGGAAAGTCCACacccaaagccaaagtcatCCTGGGTGGGACTACTCCCATCAGGATGCGTCATCGCAGGATAAAGGCGATCTCTCAGATCAAATTTAGATAATTGATTTCATCAAAGGACCATCCATCTATTCTCTGTGTCCACTTTATCCCGTCCACGCACGCTCAAATTCACACCGACAGCACAGCTAATTTAGAATccccaattaacctgacatgcgaGTCATTGGAATGTGGAAAGAAACTTGAACAACATGATCTCCTCATATAGCTACCCAAAGAAGAGCtgcttctctgttttttttcttcttttctttcttacatGTCTCTAATATACAAGCACCATGGTCATCAAAAATGACTGTTGACTacaatttacatttttcatctagcAAAAACACATTATTCTGACTTGGGCTATTCCTCTAAAACATTTAACAGATGCACAGCTTGGAAAAGTTCTACAGAATGATGAAAAATGAGTCCGTGAAATAAGTTCAGATCATATTCACTGTTTGACAACCCTTCAGTAACATGCACGATTGTGATCTTTTCCTCAGTTTTTCATCATAGTCTTGCTGGTCTTCATCGCAGAGGTTGCGGGAGCAATTGTGATTTTGGTATTCAGACCTCTAGTAAGTCATTTAGGAACTCGGTCAAGCACGTAATCATTAGCAGATGATCAACCCAgataataaatgaaaaaacgTTTATATGCTTCTATGTTAGGCAGACGACTTGTTTACGAAGGCTGGGAGGGCAGCTgttaaaaacatcaaaagggACTACGGGGAAAATCCCGACATCACAGGACTGTGGAATACGACAATGAGCACGGTACACAAACTCTTCTGAACTAATGACGAATTCTCTCTAACCCCGACAACTCCAAAGCTTTGAGTAACACGGACTCTCTTTGCAGTTAAAATGTTGTGGATTCTACAACTCCTCAGACTTTCAGGATTCTCCGTATTATACAGGCCACAACATGAAATATCCCCCGCAGTGCTGTCTGACTTCCAACCCATGTAATCAAACTGTGGCAGAAAGCACGGTAAGCACATCCTTCCATATagattatgcaaaaaaaaaaataattcattttcaaatactgaatgttaacattctcttgacttttttttttttttttttttaattagacgATCCCTGGTTGCTTTCCAAAGATCAAGCAACTTATTGATGAAAACACAGTGGTTATTGTGGCAGTGGCCCTTGGGATCGCAGCCCTGGAGGTATGACACTTACTTCACAGCACGCTACAAAGAATTATATGGGGGATGAAAATGATGTTTTCTGATACACATTTGCTTCTTTACTAATATGTATTTCCCTCTCAGATATGTGCCATGGCTGTCTCAATGATCCTATACTGCAAAATAAAATCCACAATGGCCTAGCTACCCACAGTGAAGGCCTCGGAAGAATCGTTTTAATCACCGGAGTCTTTATGCTTCTGATATGGCCTCCTGCGGTGCCTCGTCACTCAATGACGGTGAATGTCAGGTCTTGTGCAATCAAGAACTACTGAATGCAATAACATatattttttgtacatttaaatcGATCTAATAGAAT is drawn from Odontesthes bonariensis isolate fOdoBon6 chromosome 21, fOdoBon6.hap1, whole genome shotgun sequence and contains these coding sequences:
- the tspan34b gene encoding tetraspanin 35, translating into MGCFAFLKVMMFAFNGIIFLAGIAILGVGIWVKVDTGSILNFLGKIKDAPAELSQVLNVGFLLIAVGALLVVIGFLGCCGAVKESKCMLVLFFIIVLLVFIAEVAGAIVILVFRPLADDLFTKAGRAAVKNIKRDYGENPDITGLWNTTMSTLKCCGFYNSSDFQDSPYYTGHNMKYPPQCCLTSNPCNQTVAESTTIPGCFPKIKQLIDENTVVIVAVALGIAALEICAMAVSMILYCKIKSTMA